A window of Chloracidobacterium sp. N contains these coding sequences:
- the ruvX gene encoding Holliday junction resolvase RuvX: MPEERDLGLPPSQRTLAVDWGGKRTGLAVCDELGLLVRPLAVWPTGSRKSLVARVAALITKEQIVRCVVGLSRRLDGSDNQATAQILAFVEALRRATPVEVVTWNERLTSVAAEDWLREQGIPRERWKSRQDAIAAAILLEDFLSARAHR, from the coding sequence ATGCCTGAAGAACGTGACTTGGGGCTTCCGCCCTCACAAAGAACGCTGGCGGTGGACTGGGGCGGGAAGCGCACCGGACTGGCGGTGTGTGACGAACTGGGGCTGCTGGTGCGCCCGCTGGCCGTCTGGCCGACCGGCTCGCGGAAGTCACTCGTGGCGCGCGTGGCGGCGCTGATCACGAAAGAACAGATTGTGCGCTGCGTGGTTGGGCTGTCCCGCCGGCTGGACGGCTCGGACAACCAGGCCACGGCGCAGATTCTGGCTTTTGTCGAAGCCCTGCGCCGGGCGACGCCGGTCGAGGTCGTCACCTGGAATGAGCGGCTCACCTCCGTGGCCGCCGAAGACTGGCTGCGCGAGCAGGGCATTCCACGGGAACGGTGGAAGTCCCGGCAGGATGCCATTGCCGCTGCCATCCTGCTGGAAGACTTTCTATCTGCCCGCGCCCACCGTTAG
- a CDS encoding NfeD family protein, with protein MSGLFSGSALEMFCWGLALFSTTLLVLKLTVGTLLDGLDGHLDGHLAIFGADDPSGAGGGLKAILVGLMVTGWSGVICFQLTRLSPLMVLVTALSAGVMTFTSAVWLLRRVRHLESDGTLQPANAIGRFGTVYLTIPAQGSGTGQIQIEIQGRLATLEAITDGPAIPTGTRVFVIDTGQGVLRVLPEQALDPLPETGAHPSASDVPVASHRTSNSVTTSST; from the coding sequence ATGTCCGGTCTTTTCTCTGGCTCGGCCCTGGAAATGTTCTGCTGGGGGCTGGCGCTGTTTTCGACGACGCTGCTGGTCCTCAAGCTGACCGTCGGGACGCTTCTCGATGGTCTCGACGGCCATCTGGACGGCCACTTGGCAATCTTTGGTGCTGATGACCCTTCCGGCGCTGGCGGCGGCCTCAAGGCGATCCTGGTCGGACTGATGGTGACGGGCTGGAGTGGCGTGATCTGCTTCCAACTCACCCGCCTGTCGCCGCTGATGGTGCTTGTCACGGCGCTCAGCGCCGGGGTGATGACCTTTACTTCAGCCGTGTGGCTGCTGCGCCGGGTCCGCCATCTGGAATCCGACGGAACGCTGCAACCGGCTAACGCCATTGGCCGGTTTGGGACGGTCTATCTCACGATTCCCGCCCAAGGAAGTGGCACCGGGCAGATTCAGATTGAAATCCAGGGACGCCTGGCCACCTTGGAAGCCATCACCGACGGCCCGGCGATTCCCACCGGGACAAGGGTTTTTGTGATTGATACCGGTCAGGGGGTGCTTCGGGTTTTGCCGGAGCAGGCGCTTGACCCCCTGCCGGAAACTGGCGCTCACCCATCCGCTTCAGATGTGCCGGTGGCTTCCCACCGGACTTCCAACTCCGTAACCACTTCATCCACCTGA
- a CDS encoding TraR/DksA family transcriptional regulator — MDADFLSQQREKLLQKRRELQLALNLTPHDESSEEVKDPLDAAVTYANRELAARQAEQYRQLLQDVEDALERIADGTYGICQGSGEEIPRKRLEAIPWARYTAAYQEKIERGLVSE, encoded by the coding sequence ATGGACGCGGACTTTCTGTCCCAGCAGCGGGAAAAACTTCTACAGAAGCGTCGTGAGCTGCAACTGGCGCTTAACCTGACACCCCACGATGAAAGCAGCGAGGAGGTCAAGGACCCGCTTGACGCTGCTGTAACCTATGCCAACCGTGAACTGGCCGCGCGCCAGGCGGAGCAGTATCGCCAACTTCTCCAGGATGTGGAAGACGCCCTCGAACGCATTGCCGACGGCACTTACGGCATCTGCCAGGGTTCGGGCGAAGAAATCCCGCGCAAACGCCTGGAGGCCATTCCCTGGGCGCGCTACACCGCCGCCTATCAGGAAAAAATCGAGCGCGGGCTGGTCAGTGAATAG
- a CDS encoding VWA domain-containing protein: MRSRLFVITYALLLILFGFFSGLEGRAQQPPAAPRPDEPPVVKTTTNLVTLNVSVTDPQGRFVTGLDAEHFEVYEDNVKQTIEFFSDEDAPVSIGIVFDMSGSMRGRLNRSNIALRKFLDACHDEDEFFLVGFNHQARLLVDYTPNPERISGAVMLAEAKGQTALYDAVYIGVEKLKEGRHGRRALLIISDGQDNSSRYTFREVRQLVREADVQIYAIGIATAFNDTSLDLQGRSILDEITRLTGGRAFFPNSQMELQEIITRIAIELRHQYGIGYTPTNLATLPVGLKPNEKQRWRKLKVKLNPPKGLPNLTVNAREGYYATFATE; this comes from the coding sequence ATGCGAAGCCGGTTGTTCGTCATCACTTACGCCCTTTTGCTCATTCTGTTCGGGTTTTTCAGCGGGCTGGAAGGGCGTGCCCAGCAGCCGCCGGCTGCGCCACGCCCGGACGAACCGCCAGTTGTCAAAACCACGACCAACCTGGTGACGCTCAACGTCAGTGTCACTGACCCGCAGGGACGCTTCGTGACCGGACTCGATGCCGAGCACTTCGAGGTGTACGAAGATAACGTCAAGCAAACCATCGAGTTCTTCAGTGACGAAGATGCGCCAGTTTCCATCGGCATTGTCTTCGACATGTCCGGCAGCATGCGCGGGCGGCTCAACCGCTCCAACATCGCCCTGCGCAAGTTTCTGGATGCCTGCCACGATGAGGATGAATTCTTCCTCGTCGGTTTCAATCATCAGGCCCGGCTGCTCGTGGACTACACGCCTAATCCCGAACGCATCAGCGGTGCGGTCATGCTGGCCGAGGCCAAAGGGCAGACGGCACTCTATGATGCCGTGTATATCGGGGTCGAAAAACTCAAGGAAGGCCGCCATGGCCGTCGGGCGCTGCTCATCATCAGCGACGGACAGGACAACAGCAGCCGCTATACGTTCCGTGAGGTGCGCCAACTGGTACGCGAAGCCGATGTTCAGATTTATGCCATCGGGATTGCCACAGCCTTCAACGACACCTCTCTTGACCTGCAGGGGCGGTCCATTCTCGACGAAATCACGCGCCTGACCGGCGGACGGGCCTTTTTCCCCAACAGCCAGATGGAGTTACAGGAAATCATCACCCGCATTGCGATAGAGCTGCGCCATCAGTACGGGATTGGCTACACGCCGACCAACCTGGCGACGCTTCCGGTCGGACTCAAACCCAACGAGAAACAGCGGTGGCGCAAGCTCAAGGTCAAGCTCAACCCGCCCAAGGGGCTGCCGAACCTGACGGTCAATGCCCGCGAGGGGTATTATGCGACCTTTGCCACGGAATAA
- a CDS encoding BMP family protein: protein MMQRVRWSVLLLTALVWGAALGCGHVPRDEEGKLRVGLVFDIGGKDDKSFNAAAWEGAKRASQELPIVLRHAEPGEPNNLEPCMRAFAERGYDLIIGIGFAQGPVLATVAKEYPNLHFAIVDSVVDLPNVASLVFKEHEGSFLVGMMAARASRTGKIGFVGGMDIPLIRKFATGYEEGARYVNPNITVLKNFVGITDAAWNNPGKGKELAKAQYEAGADVVFQAAGNSGIGVFDAAEENRKLAIGVDANQNWVKPGFILTSMVKRVDVAVYTIIKETLEKRFRGGIHAYGLENEGIAYALDDYNRPLVSEDTLREVEAARQKIIRGDIQVTDYMANLK, encoded by the coding sequence ATGATGCAACGTGTGCGATGGAGCGTCCTGCTCCTGACGGCCCTGGTCTGGGGGGCCGCTCTCGGCTGTGGCCATGTCCCCCGTGATGAAGAAGGAAAACTGCGGGTGGGGCTGGTCTTTGACATTGGCGGCAAGGATGACAAGTCCTTCAATGCCGCCGCCTGGGAAGGGGCCAAGCGCGCCAGCCAGGAACTGCCGATTGTGTTGCGCCATGCCGAGCCGGGCGAGCCCAACAATCTCGAACCCTGCATGCGTGCCTTTGCCGAACGGGGCTATGACCTCATCATCGGAATTGGCTTTGCACAGGGGCCCGTGTTGGCGACCGTGGCCAAAGAATACCCAAACCTGCACTTTGCCATTGTGGATTCGGTCGTGGACCTGCCCAATGTGGCGTCGCTGGTCTTCAAGGAACACGAAGGCAGCTTTCTCGTCGGGATGATGGCGGCCCGCGCCAGCCGTACCGGCAAGATTGGCTTTGTCGGCGGCATGGATATTCCCCTCATTCGCAAGTTTGCCACCGGCTACGAGGAAGGCGCGCGCTACGTCAACCCCAACATCACCGTTCTCAAGAATTTCGTCGGCATTACCGATGCGGCCTGGAACAATCCGGGCAAGGGCAAGGAACTGGCCAAGGCTCAGTATGAAGCCGGCGCTGATGTCGTCTTTCAGGCGGCTGGCAACTCCGGCATCGGAGTTTTTGACGCCGCCGAGGAAAACCGCAAGCTGGCAATTGGCGTGGATGCCAACCAGAACTGGGTCAAACCCGGCTTCATCCTGACCAGCATGGTCAAGCGCGTGGATGTGGCGGTTTACACCATCATCAAGGAAACCCTCGAAAAACGCTTCCGTGGCGGTATCCACGCCTACGGTCTGGAAAATGAGGGCATTGCGTATGCTCTCGATGACTACAACCGGCCCCTGGTTTCCGAGGACACCCTGCGGGAGGTTGAAGCCGCACGGCAGAAGATCATCCGGGGTGACATCCAAGTCACGGATTACATGGCCAACCTGAAATAA
- a CDS encoding purine-nucleoside phosphorylase has translation MKDTYEKALEAAQFLRSKLPEVPEILIVLGSGLGAFADTLEHPVHVDYRLIPHLPTSTVVGHYGRQVCGYSDGKCVAAMQGRFHFYEGYTLQQATFYLRVAKLLGIEKLILTNAAGGIDPSLAPGDLMLIEDHINLMAANPLQGLNDERFGPRFPDMTEAYDPSYRAIAREEAARLGIPLRSGVYAALLGPSYETPAEIRMIRAFGAHAVGMSTVPETIVARHMGMRVLGISCITNLAAGVLERPINHDDVLEVGKQVAAHFTQLLHAVIRRM, from the coding sequence ATGAAAGACACCTACGAAAAAGCCCTGGAAGCCGCCCAATTTCTTCGGTCAAAGCTGCCGGAAGTCCCGGAGATACTGATTGTGCTCGGTTCCGGGCTGGGGGCTTTTGCTGACACGCTCGAACATCCCGTCCACGTGGATTACCGGCTGATTCCCCACCTTCCCACCTCGACGGTGGTGGGCCACTATGGGCGGCAGGTATGCGGTTACAGCGATGGCAAGTGTGTCGCCGCAATGCAGGGGCGGTTTCATTTCTACGAGGGCTATACGCTTCAACAGGCGACGTTTTACCTGCGTGTAGCCAAACTGCTCGGCATTGAAAAACTTATCCTGACCAATGCGGCCGGAGGCATTGACCCCAGCCTGGCGCCGGGGGACCTGATGCTCATCGAGGACCACATCAACCTCATGGCGGCTAATCCGCTTCAGGGGCTGAATGACGAACGTTTCGGGCCGCGCTTCCCGGACATGACCGAAGCCTACGATCCGTCCTATCGGGCCATAGCCCGCGAGGAGGCCGCGCGGCTGGGCATTCCGCTCAGGTCCGGGGTGTATGCCGCCCTGCTAGGGCCGAGTTACGAAACACCGGCCGAGATTCGGATGATTCGCGCCTTCGGCGCCCACGCGGTCGGCATGTCCACGGTTCCCGAAACCATCGTGGCGCGGCACATGGGAATGCGAGTACTGGGGATTTCCTGCATCACAAACCTGGCCGCCGGTGTCCTTGAAAGGCCCATCAATCACGATGATGTGCTTGAAGTGGGCAAGCAGGTTGCCGCCCACTTCACCCAACTGCTGCACGCTGTTATCCGGCGGATGTAA
- the thiO gene encoding glycine oxidase ThiO, whose protein sequence is MTQTCDAIVIGGGVIGLAIARALARDGLRVTVFERNARPGGEASWAAAGMLAPQAEADAPGPLFDLCLKSRSLYTDFAAALWEETRIDIELCPAGTLLVASQPEDVAALHAKLDWQTAAGCHAEWLSPSDVQNLEPLVRSHGALYLPDDWQVENRRLTQALIAAVAAAQVPIHCHSDGLTLCLEKGRVVGVEVRDERWSAPVVINAAGSWAAQMSANLLGLPARVIRPIRGQMVALQMPVSLRLRHVIRTSQVYLVPRRDQRLIIGATVEDVGYEKAVTAGGVCSLLSGALATAPPLAAASLIETWAGLRPLAIDHLPLIGETSLAGLWCATGHYRNGVLLTPITAEIIRCLVQQLPPPCEVAPFSPRRFSASAMVCSDATPPA, encoded by the coding sequence ATGACACAGACCTGTGATGCCATTGTGATTGGCGGTGGGGTCATTGGCCTGGCCATTGCCCGTGCGTTGGCCAGGGACGGGCTGCGCGTCACGGTTTTTGAACGCAATGCCCGTCCGGGCGGTGAAGCGTCGTGGGCCGCAGCCGGGATGCTGGCGCCCCAGGCGGAAGCTGATGCGCCGGGGCCGCTGTTTGACCTGTGCCTGAAAAGCCGTTCCCTCTACACCGACTTTGCCGCCGCCCTCTGGGAGGAAACCCGGATTGACATCGAGCTGTGCCCGGCCGGCACCCTGCTGGTCGCGTCCCAGCCGGAGGATGTGGCCGCCCTGCACGCCAAACTCGACTGGCAGACGGCGGCTGGCTGCCACGCGGAATGGCTGTCGCCCTCCGATGTCCAGAATCTCGAACCACTGGTCAGAAGTCACGGCGCGCTCTACCTGCCGGACGACTGGCAGGTGGAAAACCGGCGTTTGACCCAGGCTCTCATTGCTGCTGTGGCAGCGGCCCAGGTTCCCATCCACTGCCATAGCGATGGACTGACGCTGTGCCTTGAGAAAGGGCGTGTGGTGGGCGTCGAAGTACGGGATGAACGCTGGTCCGCACCGGTCGTCATCAATGCCGCCGGGAGTTGGGCGGCCCAGATGTCGGCAAACCTGCTGGGGCTGCCGGCGCGGGTGATACGTCCCATCCGTGGGCAGATGGTGGCGCTTCAGATGCCGGTATCCCTTCGGTTGCGGCATGTCATCCGCACTTCCCAGGTATATCTCGTGCCACGGCGTGACCAGCGCCTCATCATTGGTGCCACGGTCGAGGATGTCGGCTACGAAAAGGCCGTCACGGCCGGGGGCGTCTGTTCCCTGCTGTCCGGGGCGCTGGCGACGGCACCGCCGTTGGCAGCGGCGTCACTCATCGAAACCTGGGCTGGGTTGCGTCCGCTGGCGATAGACCACCTGCCCCTCATCGGGGAGACATCGCTGGCCGGGCTGTGGTGTGCGACGGGGCACTATCGCAACGGCGTCCTGCTCACGCCCATCACGGCCGAGATTATCCGCTGCCTCGTACAGCAGCTTCCGCCGCCCTGTGAGGTGGCACCGTTTTCACCCAGACGGTTTTCTGCGTCGGCTATGGTATGTTCGGACGCCACGCCACCTGCCTGA
- a CDS encoding S41 family peptidase, producing MSFKAKLVLVALSTALALYAVIGGLLARRTSAVAKGNPYVQLKIFNEVVKHIANDYVDEPDMGKVRIGALRGLAEGLDPYCAYLLPEQVQRFKPTTMTAVPFGMVVSKYAGFGYVLAVVPGSPAAQAGVKTGDIIEYVNTVATRDVSLYEIMEMLTGVAEGGSIEITVLRSGRTKGEKLTLKPGTFQSPVTSRMESPDTGYIKVGLLARGKAEQVMTAVRQLQQRGAQKLILDLRESAHGELSEAVALASVFVPSGVVARTIGAGNTVTTLVAKPGAVTFEGKLVVLTDRSTAGPAEVVAAAIRDHQRGEIVGEKTFGAGSEQALFPLRDGSALLLTTQRYAPATGKSFMEEPVKPSVEVKVATIEPSVPDVDTEAPAPTDLPEDTKKVPPPSEDVILKRALEVLKGESKQARQPARPTVALPKAA from the coding sequence ATGTCGTTCAAAGCCAAACTCGTCCTCGTTGCTCTCTCCACGGCGCTTGCCCTGTATGCCGTCATTGGTGGTTTGCTGGCCCGGCGCACCAGTGCGGTCGCAAAGGGAAATCCCTACGTCCAGCTCAAAATCTTCAATGAAGTTGTCAAGCACATTGCCAACGATTACGTGGACGAGCCGGACATGGGCAAGGTGCGCATCGGTGCCCTGCGTGGTCTCGCCGAGGGGCTTGACCCCTATTGCGCCTACCTGTTGCCGGAGCAGGTGCAGCGTTTCAAACCGACAACCATGACGGCTGTGCCCTTCGGGATGGTCGTTTCCAAGTACGCTGGCTTTGGCTACGTCCTGGCCGTTGTCCCCGGCTCACCGGCTGCCCAGGCCGGGGTCAAAACCGGCGACATCATCGAGTATGTCAACACCGTGGCGACGCGCGATGTGAGCCTCTATGAAATCATGGAAATGCTGACGGGAGTGGCAGAAGGGGGTTCTATCGAGATTACGGTGCTGCGTTCCGGACGTACCAAGGGTGAGAAACTGACCCTGAAACCCGGCACTTTTCAGTCTCCGGTGACATCGCGCATGGAGTCCCCCGACACCGGTTACATCAAGGTCGGGCTGCTGGCACGTGGCAAGGCAGAACAGGTCATGACGGCGGTGCGCCAACTGCAACAGCGCGGGGCGCAGAAACTTATTCTTGACCTGCGGGAGTCGGCGCATGGCGAACTGTCCGAAGCCGTTGCCTTGGCGAGTGTCTTTGTTCCGTCGGGTGTCGTAGCGCGAACCATCGGTGCTGGCAATACGGTCACAACGTTGGTTGCCAAGCCCGGCGCTGTGACCTTTGAGGGGAAACTTGTCGTGCTGACCGACCGTTCCACGGCCGGCCCCGCCGAGGTGGTGGCGGCGGCCATCCGGGACCATCAGCGCGGGGAAATCGTTGGCGAGAAAACCTTTGGTGCGGGGTCGGAACAGGCGTTGTTCCCCCTGCGCGATGGTTCGGCCCTGCTGTTGACCACGCAGCGCTACGCTCCGGCCACCGGAAAGTCGTTTATGGAAGAGCCGGTCAAGCCTTCCGTTGAGGTGAAGGTAGCCACCATTGAGCCGTCTGTGCCGGACGTGGACACTGAGGCCCCGGCCCCGACCGATCTGCCGGAGGACACCAAAAAGGTCCCGCCGCCCAGTGAGGATGTCATCCTCAAACGCGCTCTGGAAGTGCTCAAAGGCGAATCCAAACAGGCCCGCCAGCCGGCACGTCCCACGGTTGCGCTTCCGAAAGCCGCATAG
- a CDS encoding FAD-binding domain-containing protein — protein MKLDTTRRSREAMRTYLAAALDGCYIGEPTISPIEGGRTAAERQLAAFDARRYASRNHVTRGHVSRLSPYIRHGVLTLREVRDAIFARFGRSGESIYKFVFELAWHQFWQEVYAALGDGIYADIEDYKFSPPVWEMTLPEDVARAETGLVCMDETLRELYTTGYLHNHARMWFAAYLIHHRKVHWSVGERLFFAHLLDGNPPPNALSWQWVASTFASKPYYFNRQNIEKYTDGVWCRKCTADCPFNRTYDELADMLFER, from the coding sequence ATGAAGCTCGACACCACGCGGCGTTCGCGGGAGGCCATGCGGACGTACCTTGCCGCGGCCTTGGACGGTTGCTACATCGGCGAACCGACCATTTCACCTATCGAAGGCGGACGCACGGCGGCGGAACGCCAGCTCGCCGCCTTTGACGCCCGGCGCTATGCCTCACGCAATCATGTGACCCGCGGACATGTTTCGCGGCTGTCGCCCTACATTCGCCACGGCGTCCTGACCCTGCGGGAAGTGCGCGACGCCATCTTTGCCCGCTTTGGACGTTCCGGTGAAAGCATTTACAAATTCGTCTTTGAACTGGCCTGGCATCAGTTTTGGCAGGAAGTCTATGCCGCGCTGGGCGATGGCATTTACGCTGACATCGAGGACTACAAATTTTCACCGCCGGTCTGGGAAATGACCCTGCCGGAGGATGTGGCGCGCGCTGAAACCGGGCTGGTCTGCATGGATGAAACCCTGCGCGAGTTATACACGACCGGCTACCTGCACAATCACGCGCGGATGTGGTTTGCAGCCTATCTGATTCACCACCGGAAGGTGCACTGGAGCGTTGGAGAGCGGCTCTTTTTTGCGCATCTGCTGGACGGCAATCCACCCCCGAACGCCCTGTCCTGGCAGTGGGTGGCCTCGACCTTCGCCAGCAAGCCCTACTACTTCAACCGCCAGAACATCGAGAAGTACACCGACGGGGTGTGGTGCCGGAAGTGCACCGCCGATTGTCCCTTCAACCGAACCTATGATGAACTGGCAGACATGCTCTTTGAACGGTGA
- a CDS encoding YggS family pyridoxal phosphate-dependent enzyme — translation MSHEASRSTIAENIARVRERLADACRRAGRSPDQVTLIAVSKTKPLDAIAAAAACGLHDFGENRVQEALTKIPHAPPQLRWHLIGHLQSNKAKPAVEHFHLIHTVDSPALAQRLDRLAQERQKTQPVLLQVKLGDEATKAGVEPAALPALYAAVRDLPHLRVRGLMTIPPFCPDPEAVRPYFRHLRELRDALQAAFPSDDLPELSMGMSHDFEVAVEEGATLIRVGTAIFGDR, via the coding sequence ATGAGCCACGAGGCTTCCCGGTCAACAATTGCTGAAAACATTGCCAGGGTTCGGGAACGCCTGGCCGATGCCTGCCGGCGGGCCGGGCGAAGCCCTGACCAGGTGACGCTCATCGCCGTCTCGAAAACCAAACCGCTGGACGCCATTGCCGCCGCTGCCGCCTGTGGACTTCACGACTTTGGGGAAAACCGCGTTCAGGAAGCCCTGACGAAAATCCCCCACGCGCCGCCGCAACTCCGCTGGCACCTCATCGGCCACCTGCAAAGCAACAAGGCCAAACCGGCCGTGGAGCACTTCCACCTCATTCACACCGTGGATTCACCGGCCCTGGCGCAACGGCTGGACCGGCTGGCACAGGAGCGACAGAAAACGCAACCGGTGCTGCTTCAGGTCAAGCTCGGAGACGAGGCGACAAAGGCTGGCGTGGAACCAGCGGCATTGCCGGCGCTGTATGCCGCTGTCCGGGACTTGCCCCATCTGCGGGTACGTGGATTGATGACCATTCCTCCGTTTTGCCCGGACCCGGAAGCCGTCCGTCCCTACTTTCGCCACCTGCGGGAACTGCGCGACGCTTTGCAAGCCGCATTCCCTTCCGATGACCTCCCGGAACTTTCCATGGGAATGAGCCACGACTTCGAGGTGGCCGTTGAGGAAGGAGCCACCCTCATCCGGGTTGGGACGGCCATTTTTGGCGACCGCTGA
- a CDS encoding DUF7003 family protein: MTTQAILDQLDACAERLAFPMLDAPGFRLAAARLHAYRDDSRWALLIETLGCHEFGAGHEAIDNCLHVYGSSLHRPPGVLAEDYLFPTADGDEGPTFDDRQYVRRTARTLRIRGRSVPLPDQSPLYDLESRPLAYGRRWRDYELLRWLVAGHRAELLSTEAERRARVPADLPEVLTLDAWHHPDLGSEVLPSASETFCQLAEVLATGDVTRYRPMQPPNTHWSCWPAGV; encoded by the coding sequence GTGACGACACAAGCCATTCTCGACCAACTCGATGCCTGCGCCGAACGCCTGGCCTTTCCAATGCTGGATGCGCCGGGCTTCCGGCTGGCCGCCGCCCGGCTGCATGCCTACCGGGATGATTCCCGCTGGGCCCTGCTCATCGAAACCCTTGGGTGTCACGAGTTTGGCGCCGGACACGAGGCCATTGACAACTGCCTGCATGTTTACGGCAGCAGCCTGCATCGTCCGCCGGGTGTCCTGGCGGAGGATTACCTGTTTCCCACGGCCGATGGCGACGAAGGTCCGACCTTCGATGACCGGCAGTATGTCCGCCGGACGGCGCGCACCCTGCGCATCCGGGGGCGGTCGGTGCCGTTGCCGGATCAGTCACCGCTCTATGATCTGGAGAGCCGTCCGCTTGCCTACGGCCGGCGGTGGCGGGATTACGAGCTGTTGCGCTGGCTGGTTGCTGGGCACCGGGCTGAACTGCTGTCCACGGAAGCCGAACGGCGGGCGCGGGTGCCAGCCGATCTGCCGGAAGTGCTGACGCTTGATGCCTGGCACCATCCCGATCTGGGCAGTGAAGTCCTGCCCAGTGCCTCCGAAACGTTTTGTCAGCTTGCTGAGGTGCTGGCCACCGGGGATGTCACCCGCTATCGTCCAATGCAGCCTCCCAATACCCACTGGTCATGTTGGCCGGCCGGAGTGTGA
- a CDS encoding flotillin family protein: MPDIGGMSTALLGIIFASVVALLILLFIIVSQYKRCPSNRILVIYGKVGGGRSARCIHGGGAFVIPVIQDYQFLSLQPMPIEINLTGALSKQNIRVNVPSTFTVAISTDPRIMNNAAERLLGLDERQIKEQAQEIILGQLRLVIATLTIEEINRDREVFLQQVNKNVAAELHKLGLELLNVNVRDITDASGYIEAIGKKSAAEAINKARVEVAEQERFGAVGEAKAVRERTVQVALETTETEKGQKEAEREMRIATSQLEAEAAISEAQANRKKTIEIAAERAEAEVGLKRAEAQQRISVAELEAETAAKENASRATVIESNATLAERQAMAQQRAEVAKANAEREILIAQRQRETALLEKEELVRQEIEKLKRQVDADAEAERIRRVAQGEADAILLKYKADADGLKQLLLAKAEGYHNIIRACGNDPNTAAKLLLLEKLEAIVDKQVEAISNLKIDKITVWDGGNGDGSATSQFIRNFVSALPPLQEIARQAGMELPAYLGSIVESGANGKTEKALPRPAVTPAAKPPATKEG; the protein is encoded by the coding sequence ATGCCGGACATCGGTGGTATGAGCACCGCGCTGCTGGGCATCATCTTTGCGTCGGTTGTCGCCCTGCTCATTCTTCTGTTCATCATTGTCAGTCAGTACAAACGCTGTCCCTCGAACCGCATCCTGGTCATTTACGGTAAGGTTGGCGGCGGGCGCAGCGCGCGCTGCATTCACGGCGGCGGGGCCTTTGTCATCCCCGTCATTCAGGATTACCAGTTCCTGAGCCTGCAGCCGATGCCGATCGAGATCAACCTCACAGGGGCGCTCTCGAAACAGAACATCCGCGTCAATGTGCCGAGCACCTTCACCGTGGCCATCTCGACCGACCCGCGGATTATGAACAACGCCGCCGAGCGGCTTCTGGGGTTGGATGAGCGCCAAATCAAGGAACAGGCGCAGGAAATCATCCTGGGGCAGTTGCGGCTGGTCATTGCGACGCTGACGATTGAGGAAATCAACCGCGACCGCGAAGTGTTTCTCCAGCAGGTCAACAAGAACGTGGCGGCTGAGCTGCACAAGCTGGGACTGGAACTGCTCAACGTCAACGTCCGCGACATTACGGATGCGTCCGGTTACATCGAGGCGATTGGCAAGAAATCGGCTGCCGAAGCCATCAACAAGGCGCGCGTTGAAGTCGCCGAGCAGGAACGGTTTGGGGCCGTAGGCGAGGCCAAGGCCGTCCGTGAGCGTACGGTGCAGGTGGCGCTCGAAACCACCGAGACCGAAAAAGGGCAGAAAGAAGCCGAGCGGGAGATGCGGATTGCCACCTCCCAACTGGAAGCCGAAGCCGCCATTTCCGAAGCCCAGGCCAACCGCAAGAAAACCATCGAGATTGCGGCCGAGCGGGCCGAAGCCGAAGTCGGTCTCAAACGCGCCGAGGCACAGCAGCGTATCTCGGTTGCGGAGTTGGAAGCCGAAACAGCGGCCAAGGAAAACGCCTCACGCGCGACCGTCATTGAGTCCAATGCCACTCTGGCCGAGCGCCAAGCCATGGCGCAGCAGCGGGCGGAAGTCGCCAAAGCCAATGCCGAGCGGGAAATCCTCATTGCGCAGCGCCAGCGTGAGACGGCTTTGCTGGAAAAAGAAGAACTCGTCCGCCAGGAAATCGAAAAACTCAAGCGGCAGGTGGATGCCGACGCCGAAGCCGAACGCATCCGGCGCGTTGCACAAGGCGAAGCCGATGCCATTCTGCTCAAGTACAAGGCGGATGCCGACGGTCTGAAGCAGCTTCTGCTCGCCAAAGCCGAGGGCTACCACAACATCATCCGCGCCTGCGGCAACGATCCCAACACGGCCGCCAAGCTGCTGCTGCTTGAAAAGCTCGAAGCCATTGTGGACAAGCAGGTGGAGGCCATTTCCAACCTCAAGATTGACAAGATCACCGTCTGGGATGGCGGCAACGGCGATGGCAGTGCCACTTCCCAATTCATCCGCAACTTTGTTTCAGCCCTGCCGCCACTCCAGGAAATTGCCCGCCAGGCCGGTATGGAACTGCCGGCCTACCTTGGCTCAATAGTGGAATCGGGAGCGAACGGCAAAACCGAAAAGGCCCTGCCGCGTCCGGCGGTGACGCCGGCCGCGAAGCCGCCAGCAACGAAAGAAGGGTGA